The following proteins are encoded in a genomic region of Streptococcus gwangjuense:
- the gmk gene encoding guanylate kinase, whose amino-acid sequence MADRGLLIVFSGPSGVGKGTVRREIFESSENQFQYSVSMTTRAQRPGEVDGVDYFFRTREEFEELIRQGQMLEYAEYVGNYYGTPLTYVNETLDKGIDVFLEIEVQGALQVKKKVPDAVFIFLTPPDLDELQDRLVGRGTDSAEVIAQRIEKAKEEIALMREYDYAIVNDQVPLAAERVKRVIEAEHFRVDRVIGHYQEMLPKSPTTR is encoded by the coding sequence ATGGCAGACCGAGGCTTACTAATCGTATTTTCTGGTCCTTCAGGGGTTGGAAAAGGAACGGTTAGAAGAGAGATTTTTGAGAGTTCTGAAAACCAATTTCAATACTCTGTATCGATGACGACACGCGCACAACGTCCTGGAGAAGTGGACGGTGTTGACTATTTCTTCCGTACTCGAGAAGAGTTTGAAGAGCTGATTCGTCAAGGACAGATGTTGGAATACGCAGAATATGTCGGCAACTACTATGGAACTCCTCTGACCTATGTTAATGAAACCTTGGACAAGGGAATCGATGTCTTCCTTGAAATTGAGGTTCAGGGTGCTCTTCAGGTCAAGAAAAAGGTTCCAGATGCTGTCTTTATCTTCCTGACACCACCAGATTTGGATGAATTGCAAGATCGTTTGGTAGGTCGTGGAACAGACAGTGCAGAAGTGATTGCCCAACGAATCGAAAAGGCCAAGGAAGAAATTGCCCTCATGCGTGAGTATGATTATGCGATTGTCAACGATCAGGTGCCCCTAGCTGCTGAGCGTGTCAAACGTGTGATCGAAGCAGAGCACTTTCGTGTGGATCGTGTCATTGGTCATTATCAGGAGATGTTACCAAAATCTCCAACTACCCGATAA
- the rpoZ gene encoding DNA-directed RNA polymerase subunit omega, producing the protein MMLKPSIDTLLDKVPSKYSLVILEAKRAHELEAGAPATQGFKSEKSTLRALEEIESGNVTIHPDPEGKREAVRRRIEEEKRRKEEEEKKIKEQIAKEKEDGEKI; encoded by the coding sequence ATGATGTTAAAACCCTCTATTGATACCTTGCTCGACAAGGTTCCATCAAAATATTCACTCGTAATCTTGGAAGCAAAACGTGCCCACGAATTGGAAGCAGGTGCGCCTGCAACTCAAGGTTTCAAATCTGAAAAATCAACTCTTCGCGCTTTAGAAGAAATCGAATCAGGAAACGTTACAATTCACCCAGATCCAGAAGGAAAACGTGAAGCAGTGCGTCGCCGTATCGAAGAAGAAAAACGCCGCAAAGAAGAAGAAGAAAAGAAAATCAAAGAGCAAATCGCTAAAGAAAAAGAAGATGGTGAAAAAATTTAA
- a CDS encoding primosomal protein N' — protein sequence MAIAKIIVDVPLMQTDQPYSYRIPEEFLGMLEVGMRVHVPFGKGNRLIQGIVLGLDSQSDEAEMEQDLKDIAEVLDFSPVLTQEQLWLAEELRKSVFSYKISILKAMLPGFLNSSYDKILYPLEGLSQEDRERLFGSEDSLAFSSLDISKQAEMMRLTRKGLLALEYQAVDQKKVKTQSWYEVDLAQLESVEISTRAKKKLELRDYLLSHPESASLASLLESYSREQVNFFVEQGAVTIVQKEVQRSAAYFEGIEASQPLELNPEQRQARDAVVSAIDSHQPPFLLQGITGSGKTEVYLQIIQGALDKGKTAILLVPEISLTPQMTERFISRFGDKVAILHSGLSNGEKYDEWRKVERGDAQVVVGARSAIFAPLKNLGVMIIDEEHEATYKQDSNPRYHAREVAILRAQYNQAALVLGSATPSLESRARAGKGVYQHLRLTQRANPLATIPEVQVIDFRDYIGQNETSNFTPPLLEAIQDRLAKKEQVVLMLNRRGYSSFVMCRECGTVDTCPNCDISLTLHMDTKTMNCHYCGFSKDIPQVCPNCKSRSIRYYGTGTQKAYDELAELFPQARVLRMDVDTTRKKGSHQALLDQFGRGEADILLGTQMIAKGLDFPNVTLVGVLNADTALNLPDFRSSERTFQLLTQVAGRAGRAEKAGQVLIQSYNPEHYAIRFAKDQDYEGFYTYEMGIRRQLGYPPYYFTIGITLSHKKEEEVVKRAYEVMNILRSGLSETSNILGPTPKPIARTHNLYHYQILIKYRLENELGPTLNQVLALTQERENSELRLSIDHEPQQFL from the coding sequence ATGGCGATTGCCAAGATTATTGTAGATGTGCCCTTGATGCAGACGGACCAGCCCTATAGTTACAGGATTCCAGAGGAATTTCTGGGAATGCTGGAAGTTGGGATGCGGGTTCATGTGCCCTTTGGTAAGGGGAATCGCCTGATTCAAGGGATTGTTCTTGGTTTGGACTCCCAATCAGATGAAGCGGAGATGGAGCAAGATTTAAAAGATATTGCCGAGGTGTTGGATTTTTCCCCTGTTCTGACGCAAGAACAACTCTGGCTGGCTGAGGAGCTCCGTAAGTCTGTCTTTTCTTACAAAATCTCTATACTTAAGGCTATGTTGCCAGGATTTCTAAATTCTAGCTATGACAAGATTCTCTATCCTCTGGAAGGTCTGAGTCAGGAAGACAGAGAGCGTCTGTTTGGTTCAGAAGATTCACTTGCCTTTTCCTCTCTAGACATCTCCAAACAGGCCGAAATGATGCGTTTGACTAGAAAAGGCCTGCTTGCTTTGGAGTATCAGGCAGTCGATCAAAAGAAGGTCAAGACCCAGTCTTGGTATGAGGTAGACCTTGCTCAATTAGAAAGTGTAGAGATTTCTACACGCGCCAAGAAAAAGTTAGAACTGAGAGACTATTTGCTTTCTCATCCTGAGAGTGCTTCCTTGGCTAGTTTGTTAGAGTCCTATTCGCGGGAGCAAGTCAATTTCTTTGTGGAACAAGGTGCTGTGACCATAGTCCAAAAGGAAGTGCAACGCTCGGCTGCTTATTTTGAAGGGATTGAAGCAAGTCAGCCTTTGGAATTGAATCCAGAGCAAAGACAGGCGCGTGATGCGGTTGTGAGTGCGATTGACAGTCATCAACCTCCCTTCCTCCTTCAAGGGATTACAGGAAGTGGGAAGACCGAGGTTTATTTACAGATTATCCAAGGGGCCTTGGATAAGGGAAAAACAGCTATTTTGCTGGTGCCTGAGATTTCCTTGACTCCACAGATGACGGAGCGTTTTATATCACGTTTTGGGGACAAGGTGGCCATTCTTCACTCAGGCCTGTCCAATGGTGAAAAGTATGATGAATGGCGCAAGGTGGAGCGCGGAGACGCTCAAGTTGTTGTTGGTGCCAGATCGGCCATTTTTGCTCCGCTGAAAAATCTAGGTGTCATGATTATCGATGAAGAGCATGAAGCAACTTATAAGCAGGATAGTAATCCTCGTTACCATGCCAGAGAAGTGGCTATTTTACGGGCCCAGTATAATCAAGCGGCTCTGGTGCTTGGGTCTGCAACGCCGAGCTTAGAGAGCCGGGCGCGTGCTGGCAAAGGTGTCTATCAACACTTACGTCTAACCCAACGTGCCAATCCTTTGGCTACAATCCCTGAGGTTCAAGTGATTGACTTTCGAGACTATATCGGACAAAATGAGACGTCAAACTTTACGCCACCTTTGCTAGAAGCGATTCAGGACCGTCTGGCTAAAAAAGAGCAGGTGGTTCTCATGCTCAATCGCCGTGGTTATTCTAGCTTTGTCATGTGTCGGGAGTGTGGGACGGTAGATACTTGTCCCAACTGTGACATTTCCTTGACCTTGCACATGGATACCAAGACCATGAACTGCCATTATTGTGGTTTTTCAAAGGACATTCCTCAGGTCTGTCCTAACTGTAAGAGTCGAAGTATTCGTTACTACGGGACGGGGACACAGAAGGCTTATGATGAGCTGGCAGAACTCTTCCCGCAGGCCCGCGTTTTGCGGATGGATGTGGACACGACTCGTAAGAAAGGTAGTCACCAAGCTCTTCTTGACCAGTTTGGGCGAGGAGAAGCAGATATTTTACTGGGTACTCAGATGATTGCCAAGGGATTGGATTTTCCCAATGTGACCTTAGTCGGAGTTCTCAATGCGGATACGGCATTGAATCTACCAGATTTCCGTTCTTCTGAGAGAACCTTCCAGCTCTTGACTCAGGTGGCAGGCCGTGCAGGTCGTGCGGAAAAAGCTGGGCAGGTCTTGATCCAGTCTTACAATCCTGAGCACTATGCCATTCGTTTTGCCAAAGATCAGGATTACGAAGGCTTTTATACCTATGAAATGGGTATCAGACGACAACTAGGCTATCCACCTTACTATTTCACCATTGGCATTACCCTTTCTCACAAGAAAGAAGAAGAGGTGGTCAAACGTGCCTATGAAGTCATGAACATTTTGCGGTCAGGTTTGTCTGAAACCAGTAACATCCTTGGACCGACGCCAAAACCGATTGCTCGTACCCACAACCTCTATCATTACCAGATTTTAATTAAATACCGTTTAGAAAATGAGCTGGGGCCGACCCTCAATCAGGTCTTGGCCCTGACTCAAGAACGGGAAAATAGTGAGCTCCGTCTCAGCATTGACCATGAGCCACAGCAATTTTTATAA
- the fmt gene encoding methionyl-tRNA formyltransferase gives MTKLIFMGTPDFSATVLKGLLTDDRYEVLAVVTQPDRAVGRKKVIQETSVKQAAKEEGLPIYQPEKLSGSPEMEEIMKLGADGIVTAAFGQFLPSRLLDSMDFAVNVHASLLPKHRGGAPIHYALIQGDEEAGVTIMEMVKEMDAGDMISRRSIPITDEDNVGTLFEKLALVGRDLLLDTLPAYIAGDIKPEPQESSQVTFSPNIKPEEEKLDWNKTNRQLFNQIRGMNPWPVAHTFLKGDRFKIYEALLVEGKGNPGEILSIGKKELIVATAEGALSLKQVQPAGKPKMDIASFLNGVGRTLTVGERFGD, from the coding sequence ATGACAAAATTAATCTTTATGGGGACACCCGACTTTTCAGCAACAGTTTTAAAAGGGCTTTTGACAGATGACCGTTATGAGGTTCTAGCTGTTGTAACCCAGCCAGACCGTGCTGTAGGCCGTAAAAAAGTGATCCAAGAAACATCAGTCAAGCAGGCTGCCAAGGAAGAAGGTCTTCCTATCTACCAACCTGAAAAATTATCTGGAAGTCCAGAGATGGAAGAGATTATGAAACTAGGAGCAGATGGAATTGTGACTGCTGCTTTTGGGCAGTTTCTCCCAAGTAGACTCCTTGATAGCATGGACTTTGCTGTTAACGTTCACGCTTCTCTTCTTCCAAAACACCGTGGTGGTGCGCCTATCCATTATGCCTTGATTCAAGGGGATGAGGAAGCTGGTGTGACCATTATGGAGATGGTTAAGGAAATGGATGCAGGGGATATGATTTCTCGTCGTAGTATTCCGATTACGGATGAGGACAATGTTGGAACCTTGTTTGAGAAATTAGCTCTTGTTGGTCGCGATTTGCTTTTGGACACTTTGCCTGCCTACATTGCTGGTGACATCAAACCTGAACCGCAGGAATCAAGCCAAGTTACCTTTTCTCCAAATATCAAGCCAGAAGAAGAAAAACTGGACTGGAATAAAACCAATCGTCAACTTTTCAACCAAATCCGTGGGATGAATCCGTGGCCTGTTGCCCATACTTTCCTTAAGGGCGACCGCTTTAAGATTTATGAAGCACTACTAGTGGAAGGTAAGGGAAATCCAGGTGAGATCCTTTCTATTGGTAAGAAAGAATTGATTGTCGCAACGGCAGAAGGGGCTCTATCCCTCAAACAAGTGCAGCCAGCTGGTAAACCTAAGATGGACATTGCTTCCTTCCTCAACGGAGTTGGACGGACATTGACTGTAGGAGAACGATTTGGTGACTAA
- the rsmB gene encoding 16S rRNA (cytosine(967)-C(5))-methyltransferase RsmB, producing MTKVETARSLALAVLEDVFINQAYSNIALNKHLKGSQLSVADKGLVTEIVYGTVARKLTLEWYLSHFIEDRDQLDSWLYVLLLMSAYQLRYLNKIPDHAVVNEAVELAKVRKKGSEKLVNAILRRILREGWPDIASIKRKNKRDSIAYSLPVWLVAKLKEEYGEERAQAIFESLLVRNKASIRVTDLSRKEEIKALLEASASPLSVSGLVKEQGHFAGHDLFSEGAITIQDESSQLVAPTLDLQGDEQVLDACAAPGGKTAHIASYLTTGQVTALDLYDHKLDLIQENAQRLGVVDRVQRQKLDARKVHEFFGQDSFDKILVDAPCSGIGLLRRKPDIKYNKETADFASLQEIQLEILGSVCQTLRKGGIITYSTCTIVSEENFQVVQAFLESHPEFEQVTLEHECKDIMKDGCILITPELYGSDGFFISQFRKISD from the coding sequence GTGACTAAAGTAGAAACGGCTAGAAGTTTAGCTCTAGCAGTATTAGAGGATGTTTTTATCAATCAAGCATACTCAAACATCGCCTTAAATAAGCATCTCAAGGGAAGCCAACTTTCTGTAGCAGACAAGGGCTTGGTGACAGAGATTGTCTATGGAACGGTTGCCCGTAAACTGACTCTGGAATGGTACCTGTCCCACTTTATAGAAGACAGAGACCAGTTAGACAGCTGGCTCTATGTCCTACTTCTCATGAGCGCCTACCAGCTCCGCTATTTGAACAAGATTCCAGATCATGCTGTGGTCAATGAAGCAGTGGAATTGGCCAAAGTCCGTAAAAAGGGCAGTGAAAAATTGGTCAATGCTATCTTACGTCGTATCTTGCGTGAAGGTTGGCCAGATATTGCTAGCATCAAGCGAAAAAACAAGCGTGATTCCATTGCCTATTCTCTCCCAGTTTGGCTAGTTGCCAAGCTCAAGGAAGAATACGGCGAAGAGCGGGCACAAGCTATTTTTGAAAGTCTTTTGGTGCGCAACAAGGCCAGCATCCGAGTGACTGATTTAAGCCGAAAAGAGGAAATCAAAGCCTTGTTGGAAGCTAGTGCTTCACCTTTGTCTGTTTCTGGTCTGGTTAAGGAGCAAGGCCACTTTGCGGGACATGACCTATTTTCAGAGGGGGCTATTACTATCCAAGACGAGTCTAGTCAGCTGGTTGCTCCCACTCTTGATTTACAAGGTGATGAGCAGGTTCTAGATGCCTGTGCGGCTCCGGGTGGAAAAACAGCCCATATAGCCTCTTATCTCACGACAGGTCAGGTTACTGCTCTGGACTTGTACGACCATAAGTTGGACTTAATACAAGAAAATGCCCAACGTTTGGGGGTTGTAGATCGGGTTCAAAGGCAAAAATTGGATGCCAGAAAGGTACATGAGTTTTTTGGTCAGGATTCATTTGATAAGATTTTGGTAGATGCTCCCTGTTCAGGAATTGGTCTTCTACGCCGAAAACCAGACATCAAATACAATAAAGAAACGGCAGATTTCGCGTCCTTGCAGGAAATTCAGCTAGAAATATTAGGTAGTGTTTGTCAAACACTACGCAAAGGTGGTATAATAACTTATAGTACCTGTACTATTGTCTCAGAGGAGAACTTTCAAGTCGTACAGGCATTTTTAGAAAGTCATCCTGAATTTGAGCAGGTAACACTAGAACATGAATGTAAGGATATCATGAAAGATGGCTGTATCCTCATCACACCTGAATTGTATGGAAGTGATGGATTCTTCATCAGTCAATTTCGCAAGATATCGGATTAG